The following are encoded in a window of Oncorhynchus mykiss isolate Arlee chromosome 31, USDA_OmykA_1.1, whole genome shotgun sequence genomic DNA:
- the LOC110505024 gene encoding zinc finger CCHC domain-containing protein 7 isoform X1, producing MMMGHQNDEEERGNKDNRFYIEASSSSEGELGFSQYKQSSSPRAPQATGGNSPLVLAFPLSSGRALRDVSPLDSSPSPNSRLSLHSEQDLDLEDDDEVLEEWMILGGEEQEGDGDIQLNLGYWSSSSESHSGTEDEELNAKYALKHNWAIIEKDKPRPYRYFTSDRSLTCHNCNKTGHLAKGCTTPRRRPTCVLCGLQGHVQRACPSRHCYSCGLPSHGYQPCPEPPFWNQHCHRCGMAGHLSDACPDRWRQFHFTTQQEVPLRPHVDHTHKHCRHTAHCYNCSRRGHLGHECTQRRMISGTFASLPYVCHYDNKQDIVKLNTRIHRKARELRVEGFTPLLEHQRTYVTPGGSSEEERPSPAPGRRRSLEGRRKTWPERRRERREVKKLRREAQARRAVGTTKWGSDEVVYTRDHFKNPHREPIPPPQKKRRREERRESKSEERSRKGRSKESSRKNREAERWKKRGGLKRGYLYPRDDLGPMNDYLLSPKNRVRIL from the exons ATGATGATGGGCCACCAGAATGATGAGGAAGAGCGTGGTAATAAAGACAACAGATTCTACATCGAGGCCTCCAGTAGCTCAGAAGGTGAGCTGGGGTTTAGTCAGTACAAACAGTCCAGCTCACCGAGAGCTCCCCAGGCCACTGGAGGAAACTCTCCCCTAGTTCTGGCCTTCCCTCTCTCGTCTGGCCGGGCTCTACGGGACGTGTCGCCACTGGACAGCAGCCCAAGCCCGAACTCCAGGCTAAGCCTCCACTCAGAGCAGGACCTGGACctggaggatgatgatgaagTCCTAGAGGAGTGGATGATcctgggaggagaggagcaggagggagatGGGGACATCCAGCTCAACCTGGGGTACTGGAGCAGCAGCTCAGAGTCGCATTCTGGAACAGAGG ATGAAGAACTGAATGCAAAATATGCTCTCAAACACAACTGGGCCATAATAGAGAAGGACAAG CCACGCCCATACCGCTATTTCACCTCTGACCGGAGTCTCACCTGTCACAACTGCAACAAGACTGGACACCTGGCCAAGGGCTGTACCACCCCgagg AGGCGACCCACCTGTGTGTTGTGTGGGCTCCAGGGCCATGTCCAGAGGGCCTGTCCAAGCCGGCACTGCTACAGCTGTGGGCTCCCCTCACACGGGTACCAGCCCTGCCCTGAACCCCCTTTCTGGAACCAGCACTGCCACCGCTGTGGGATGGCTGGCCACCTATcagat GCTTGTCCGGATAGATGGAGACAATTCCACTTCACA ACTCAGCAGGAGGTTCCCCTCAGGCCACACGTTGACCACACCcacaaacactgcagacacaccgCTCACTGCTACAACTGCTCCAGGAGAGGACACCTCGGCCAT GAGTGTACTCAGAGGAGGATGATCAGTGGGACGTTTGCCTCGCTCCCCTACGTCTGTCACTACGACAACAAGCAGGACATCGTCAAACTGAACACCAGGATACACAGAAAAGCCAGAG AGCTAAGGGTGGAGGGCTTCACGCCTCTGTTAGAGCACCAGAGGACCTACGTGACACCAGGGGGCAGTAGTGAAGAGGAGCGGCCCTCCCCAGctccagggaggaggagaagCCTGGAGGGCAGGAGGAAGACGTGGCCGGAGAGACGCAGGGAGAGACGGGAGGTGAAGAAGCTGAGGAGAGAGGCCCAAGCCAGGAGGGCGGTTGGGACGACCAAATGGGGCTCAGACGAGGTTGTTTACACCAGGGACCACTTTAAGAACCCCCACAGAGAACCCATACCTCCCCCTCAGAAGAAGAGACGCcgtgaggaaaggagggagagcaagagtgaggagaggagtaggaAGGGCAGAAGTAAAGAGAGCAGTAGGAAGAATAGAGAAGCAGAGAggtggaagaagagaggagggctGAAGCGTGGGTACCTGTACCCCCGTGATGACTTGGGACCCATGAATGATTACCTCCTCTCCCCCAAAAATAGGGTGCGAATTTTATAA
- the LOC110505024 gene encoding zinc finger CCHC domain-containing protein 7 isoform X2: MMMGHQNDEEERGNKDNRFYIEASSSSEGELGFSQYKQSSSPRAPQATGGNSPLVLAFPLSSGRALRDVSPLDSSPSPNSRLSLHSEQDLDLEDDDEVLEEWMILGGEEQEGDGDIQLNLGYWSSSSESHSGTEDEELNAKYALKHNWAIIEKDKPRPYRYFTSDRSLTCHNCNKTGHLAKGCTTPRGHVQRACPSRHCYSCGLPSHGYQPCPEPPFWNQHCHRCGMAGHLSDACPDRWRQFHFTTQQEVPLRPHVDHTHKHCRHTAHCYNCSRRGHLGHECTQRRMISGTFASLPYVCHYDNKQDIVKLNTRIHRKARELRVEGFTPLLEHQRTYVTPGGSSEEERPSPAPGRRRSLEGRRKTWPERRRERREVKKLRREAQARRAVGTTKWGSDEVVYTRDHFKNPHREPIPPPQKKRRREERRESKSEERSRKGRSKESSRKNREAERWKKRGGLKRGYLYPRDDLGPMNDYLLSPKNRVRIL; the protein is encoded by the exons ATGATGATGGGCCACCAGAATGATGAGGAAGAGCGTGGTAATAAAGACAACAGATTCTACATCGAGGCCTCCAGTAGCTCAGAAGGTGAGCTGGGGTTTAGTCAGTACAAACAGTCCAGCTCACCGAGAGCTCCCCAGGCCACTGGAGGAAACTCTCCCCTAGTTCTGGCCTTCCCTCTCTCGTCTGGCCGGGCTCTACGGGACGTGTCGCCACTGGACAGCAGCCCAAGCCCGAACTCCAGGCTAAGCCTCCACTCAGAGCAGGACCTGGACctggaggatgatgatgaagTCCTAGAGGAGTGGATGATcctgggaggagaggagcaggagggagatGGGGACATCCAGCTCAACCTGGGGTACTGGAGCAGCAGCTCAGAGTCGCATTCTGGAACAGAGG ATGAAGAACTGAATGCAAAATATGCTCTCAAACACAACTGGGCCATAATAGAGAAGGACAAG CCACGCCCATACCGCTATTTCACCTCTGACCGGAGTCTCACCTGTCACAACTGCAACAAGACTGGACACCTGGCCAAGGGCTGTACCACCCCgagg GGCCATGTCCAGAGGGCCTGTCCAAGCCGGCACTGCTACAGCTGTGGGCTCCCCTCACACGGGTACCAGCCCTGCCCTGAACCCCCTTTCTGGAACCAGCACTGCCACCGCTGTGGGATGGCTGGCCACCTATcagat GCTTGTCCGGATAGATGGAGACAATTCCACTTCACA ACTCAGCAGGAGGTTCCCCTCAGGCCACACGTTGACCACACCcacaaacactgcagacacaccgCTCACTGCTACAACTGCTCCAGGAGAGGACACCTCGGCCAT GAGTGTACTCAGAGGAGGATGATCAGTGGGACGTTTGCCTCGCTCCCCTACGTCTGTCACTACGACAACAAGCAGGACATCGTCAAACTGAACACCAGGATACACAGAAAAGCCAGAG AGCTAAGGGTGGAGGGCTTCACGCCTCTGTTAGAGCACCAGAGGACCTACGTGACACCAGGGGGCAGTAGTGAAGAGGAGCGGCCCTCCCCAGctccagggaggaggagaagCCTGGAGGGCAGGAGGAAGACGTGGCCGGAGAGACGCAGGGAGAGACGGGAGGTGAAGAAGCTGAGGAGAGAGGCCCAAGCCAGGAGGGCGGTTGGGACGACCAAATGGGGCTCAGACGAGGTTGTTTACACCAGGGACCACTTTAAGAACCCCCACAGAGAACCCATACCTCCCCCTCAGAAGAAGAGACGCcgtgaggaaaggagggagagcaagagtgaggagaggagtaggaAGGGCAGAAGTAAAGAGAGCAGTAGGAAGAATAGAGAAGCAGAGAggtggaagaagagaggagggctGAAGCGTGGGTACCTGTACCCCCGTGATGACTTGGGACCCATGAATGATTACCTCCTCTCCCCCAAAAATAGGGTGCGAATTTTATAA